A window of Acidobacteriota bacterium genomic DNA:
GCACGACGCTGTTGGGCGAGCATGCTTTCCCATTGTTTAGGCGACGTGTCTTGCATCACGACTTCAAAATCTACGGCGAGCCTTCGCTCCGCCAGCGTCAAATTGCTTCAAGTAAGAACGTCAGAAGGGGGATGGACAACGGAACGTGTCGTAAAAGGTAGGCGGAGTATAGCAAATGGCTTCCGGTGCGAACAGCCTGAAACATGCCTGACACGAGAAAGTTTTTAGCGCAGAAAATTCCGGCGAGCGCTAACAGTAAGGTTCAGATAAACCAAACGCCAACCGGTCAGAACTCTGACGGCTGGCGTTTGGTAATCACGTAAGCGAAAAAATTAAGGTTTTTTCTTTGCCGGAGCGGCTTTCTTGGCAGGCTCGGATTTCGGCGGTTGCAGGTTGTTGCCCACAACCAGGTCTTTCAATACGGTTTTGACTTCGGCGACACGTCCGTCTGTGGCTGGTGCGGTGTCCAGGAATTTCTGGAACGTATTCGCGGACTCCTGAAATTTCGCTACGCTGGCGTAGGCCAAACCGAGCTTGTACATCGCGTCAATGTTATCCGGATTGGCTTCCAGGATTTTCTGATAGGCCGCAACGGATTCTTCCGCTTTGCCGGACTCGAAGTAAACCTCTGCCGCTGCCAATTGATATTTGATCTTGTCCGCCGGAAGTTCGGAAAGATCAGCCGCCTCGGCATACGCTTTCACCGATGGATCAACCATTTCCATCACACCCAACCGCTTGGCCATCAGACCTTGCGCGTCGGCTTTGATCTTCAGCGTCGTCGCCTTGCGCTTCTTGGCGTCTACAGCTTTGGCCGGATCACCCAAATCTTTTTCAACCAGGGCTAACGCTTTGTCTGCCGCGCCTGCCGCATCCGTGAAATCCTGCTTGGCGGCATCGCGTTTGGACATGTCGCCCTTGAGGCTTTCGTTCAGGTTCGTGACGCCCCGGTTGTAAAGCGCCAGTCCAAGATTGGCCCAGATCGCATATTGCTCGGCGTCCAGCTTGGCGGCCTCGTTGAAATCGGCGATTGCGCCCGCGTAATCCTTGGCGTTGGATTTGGCGATGCCGCTCTCGAAGACTTTCTTCATCGTTTCGTGATCGGATTTGGCTTTCTCATTGGAGGCTTTGGCCTTCTCGTATTCTTCCTGCTGTTTTTTGATTTCAGCCGCACTCAGTTGTTTAGGCGCTGGCGCGCCCGGGGCTGCGGCTGCGCCGCCACCCGCGCGCTTCAAATCCTCCATTGTGATTTTGTGACCGTCGCCAGGATCGAGTTCGACCTTGAGACCTTCGCCTTGTGCCGGTTTGATGCCGCTCAAATACGACGGCGTAAAACCAGGCGCCGAAATCAAAAGCGTGTAGGTGCCGACATAGGGCACGCCCGCGTGCAGGAAGTGGCCTTTCTTATCGGCCTTAACATCGTAATTGCCTTTGATGTCGGTGCGGACGATGGCGACTTCCGCGCCGGGAATACCTTCGGTCGTACCGCGTTTGACAACGTCGCCTTCGAGGCGGCCAACCTGTGCCGTTGCGTTGATCGTAATCAGCGCCAAGGCCGCCACCGTTAACCACAGGGTCTTGAGTTTCATTTTGTTCCTCCGTGTGATGCTCAACGTACTTGCTACTCGTGCCGGCAAGGCTTGTGCGCCAGCTTGCGGCGGGCGTTCGATGCGGCGTTGAACCGCGCGTTGTCCGCGCGGTTCTAACCGCCGCAAATCACGTATTTCTACGTAAACGTTGCTTGCCAGCGACTACCTCTCTAAAAACGTTCGGGAAATGATTTGATGTATTGTGA
This region includes:
- a CDS encoding tetratricopeptide repeat protein, which gives rise to MKLKTLWLTVAALALITINATAQVGRLEGDVVKRGTTEGIPGAEVAIVRTDIKGNYDVKADKKGHFLHAGVPYVGTYTLLISAPGFTPSYLSGIKPAQGEGLKVELDPGDGHKITMEDLKRAGGGAAAAPGAPAPKQLSAAEIKKQQEEYEKAKASNEKAKSDHETMKKVFESGIAKSNAKDYAGAIADFNEAAKLDAEQYAIWANLGLALYNRGVTNLNESLKGDMSKRDAAKQDFTDAAGAADKALALVEKDLGDPAKAVDAKKRKATTLKIKADAQGLMAKRLGVMEMVDPSVKAYAEAADLSELPADKIKYQLAAAEVYFESGKAEESVAAYQKILEANPDNIDAMYKLGLAYASVAKFQESANTFQKFLDTAPATDGRVAEVKTVLKDLVVGNNLQPPKSEPAKKAAPAKKKP